A DNA window from Zonotrichia albicollis isolate bZonAlb1 chromosome 2, bZonAlb1.hap1, whole genome shotgun sequence contains the following coding sequences:
- the BIRC2 gene encoding baculoviral IAP repeat-containing protein 2, with translation MNIVEDSPFLASIMRQSAPCDELKYDLSCELYRMSTFSTFPMNTPVSERSLARAGFYYMGVQDKVKCFSCGLTLDNWQPGDNAMEKHKQLYPSCTFVQRMLSVTNVGLSSRSAFSHSVANSLPPSLHSIALSPSLEQVGYFSGSFSSFPQDPVTTRAAEDLPFLSPKIHNHSMRTEDARLRTFQSWPLTFLSPTDLAKAGLYYLGTADKVACFTCGGQLCNWEPKDNAVSEHRRHYPNCPFVENLIREQQSFNVSNVSMQTHEARVKTFINWPTRIPVQPEQLADAGFYYVGRNDDVKCFCCDGGLRCWESGDDPWIEHAKWFPRCEYLLRVKGREFVDQIQARFPHLLEQLLSTSDPPVDENLDPPIIRFGPGESHSEDAIMMNTPVVKAALEMGFSRRLIKQTVQSKILATGENYKTVNDLVSDLLTAEDEKIEEEKEKQLEEVASDDLYLIQKNRMALFQRLTCVLPILGSLLSAKVITELEHDIIKQKTQIPLQARELIDTILVKGNEAASIFRNCLQDCDPVLYKDLFVEKTIKYVPTEDVSGLPMEEQLRRLQEERTCKVCMDKEVSIVFIPCGHLVVCKECAPSLRKCPICRGTIKGTVRTFLS, from the exons ATGAACATAGTGGAAGATAGCCCTTTCTTGGCTAGCATCATGAGGCAGAGTGCTCCGTGTGATGAGCTGAAGTATGACCTGTCCTGTGAGCTGTACAGAATGTCAACCTTCTCCACCTTCCCCATGAACACGCCGGTGTCTGAGCGCAGCCTTGCCCGGGCTGGGTTCTATTACATGGGCGTGCAGGATAAAGTTAAGTGCTTCAGTTGTGGCCTGACACTGGATAACTGGCAGCCAGGAGACAATGCTATGGAAAAACATAAGCAGCTGTATCCTAGCTGCACTTTTGTTCAAAGAATGCTTTCAGTTACCAACGTTGGACTCTCATCTCGTTCTGCCTTTTCACACTCAGTTGCAAACAGTCTCCCACCGTCTCTACATTCCATAGCACTCTCTCCAAGTTTAGAACAGGTTGGATATTTCAGTGGCTCGTTTTCCAGTTTTCCTCAAGACCCAGTAACTACTAGGGCAGCTGAAGACCTTCCATTCTTGAGCCCTAAGATTCACAATCATTCTATGAGGACAGAAGATGCTAGGCTGCGCACCTTTCAGTCATGGCCACTGACTTTTCTCTCACCCACTGATCTGGCAAAGGCTGGGCTTTATTACCTGGGGACAGCAGACAAAGTTGCTTGTTTTACCTGTGGTGGTCAGCTGTGTAATTGGGAGCCAAAAGATAATGCTGTGTCAGAGCATCGGAGACACTATCCCAACTGCCCTTTTGTGGAAAACCTTATCCGAGAGCAGCAGAGTTTCAATGTTTCAAATGTGAGCATGCAGACCCATGAAGCACGTGTTAAAACATTCATAAATTGGCCAACCAGAATTCCAGTTCAGCCTGAACAGCTTGCAGATGCTGGCTTTTACTATGTAG gtcgCAACGATGATGTGAAGTGTTTTTGCTGTGATGGTGGGTTAAGGTGCTGGGAGTCTGGAGATGATCCATGGATTGAGCATGCAAAGTGGTTTCCAAG GTGTGAGTATCTGCTTCGTGTAAAAGGAAGAGAGTTTGTAGATCAAATTCAGGCCAGATTCCCCCATCTCCTTGAACAG cTCTTGTCAACTTCTGATCCACCTGTAGATGAAAACCTTGATCCTCCAA TTATTCGTTTTGGACCTGGAGAGAGCCATTCAGAAGATGCAATCATGATGAACACACCTGTGGTTAAAGCTGCCTTGGAGATGGGATTCAGTAGAAGGCTGATAAAGCAAACAGTGCAAAGTAAGATCTTGGCCACTGGAGAAAACTACAAGACTGTTAATGATCTTGTGTCGGATCTGCTCACAGCTGAAGATGAGAAGattgaagaagagaaagaaaagcaattgGAAGAAGTGGCATCAG ATGATTTGTACTTGATCCAGAAGAATCGAATGGCTTTATTCCAGCGTTTAACGTGTGTACTCCCGATCCTCGGCAGTTTACTGTCAGCTAAAGTGATAACAGAACTTGAGCATGATATTATTAAGCAGAAGACTCAGATACCATTGCAGGCAAGGGAACTGATAGATACAATTTTAGTGAAAGGAAATGAAGCAGCCAGCATCTTCAGGAACTGTCTACAAGACTGTGACCCTGTGCTTTACAAGGATTTATTTG TGGAGAAGACCATCAAGTATGTTCCCACAGAAGATGTTTCAG GTTTACCTATGGAAGAACAATTAAGAAGATTGCAAGAGGAAAGAACATGTAAAGTTTGCATGGACAAAGAAGTTTCTATTGTTTTTATTCCTTGTGGTCACTTAGTGGTGTGCAAAGAATGTGCACCATCCCTTAGGAAATGCCCTATTTGCAGGGGCACGATAAAAGGCACAGTCCGGACATTTCTTTCGTAA